From a region of the Candidatus Zixiibacteriota bacterium genome:
- the fabF gene encoding beta-ketoacyl-ACP synthase II → MKTRVVVTGLGVVSPLGNSVEEFWSSLLAGKSGVGPITRFDTTIYPARIAAEVKNFDLSGILDKKKLRRMDPSEQYAVGASEEAVKDSGLDLEAVDLDRCGVIIGSGIGGITTFEKQHSQLEKSGPGRVSPFFIPMMIIDMCAGLVSIRYGFRGPNYATVSACASSAHAILDAMHIIKRGDADIMLAGGAEASITPTAVAGFCQAKAISTRNDEPEKASRPFDVGRDGFVMGEGSAMLLLESLEHAQARGAEIYGEVVGAGMTADAYHMTAPAPDGHGAKRAMVLAIKDAGLEPNQIDYINTHGTATPLGDIAETTAIKDVLGEHAAKIPCNSTKSMIGHLLGSAGAIEAVVSLLSIKNSIVHKTTNIDDPDPECDLDYVAEGNRQVDVRYALSNSFGFGGHNVSLVVGKFDGAS, encoded by the coding sequence ATGAAAACAAGAGTAGTTGTCACGGGCCTCGGGGTTGTAAGCCCGTTAGGCAATAGTGTTGAGGAATTCTGGAGTTCACTACTGGCTGGAAAATCCGGAGTGGGCCCTATTACACGTTTCGATACTACAATCTATCCTGCCAGGATTGCAGCCGAGGTCAAGAATTTTGATCTGAGCGGCATTCTCGACAAGAAGAAACTCCGCAGAATGGACCCATCCGAACAGTATGCTGTCGGTGCCTCCGAAGAGGCGGTCAAAGACTCAGGTCTTGATCTGGAAGCGGTGGACCTTGATCGATGCGGAGTGATAATTGGCTCCGGTATCGGGGGGATAACGACCTTCGAAAAACAGCACAGCCAACTCGAGAAATCCGGTCCAGGTCGCGTATCGCCCTTCTTTATTCCGATGATGATTATCGACATGTGTGCCGGGTTGGTGTCGATCAGGTATGGTTTCCGCGGTCCCAACTATGCTACCGTATCCGCTTGTGCTTCATCAGCGCATGCTATCCTGGACGCCATGCACATTATCAAGCGTGGCGACGCCGACATCATGCTGGCGGGTGGTGCTGAAGCTTCGATCACACCTACCGCAGTGGCCGGATTCTGTCAGGCCAAGGCTATCTCGACCCGTAACGATGAACCGGAGAAAGCTTCGCGGCCATTCGATGTCGGTCGTGACGGTTTTGTGATGGGCGAAGGATCGGCCATGCTCCTATTGGAATCTCTTGAACATGCCCAGGCTCGGGGAGCCGAAATCTATGGCGAAGTCGTTGGTGCCGGTATGACCGCCGATGCTTACCACATGACCGCTCCTGCGCCTGATGGTCACGGAGCAAAGCGAGCCATGGTGCTGGCCATCAAAGATGCTGGCCTTGAACCGAACCAGATTGATTACATCAATACCCACGGTACAGCTACACCGTTGGGTGACATCGCCGAAACTACTGCAATCAAAGATGTTCTCGGCGAACATGCCGCGAAGATTCCCTGTAATTCGACCAAGTCGATGATTGGTCATCTGTTGGGTTCGGCGGGAGCAATAGAAGCGGTTGTTTCTCTTCTATCTATCAAAAACAGCATTGTACACAAAACTACCAATATAGACGATCCTGATCCCGAATGTGATCTGGACTATGTGGCCGAAGGTAACCGCCAGGTAGATGTTCGCTATGCTCTGTCGAACTCTTTCGGTTTTGGTGGCCATAACGTTTCGCTGGTTGTTGGCAAGTTTGACGGCGCATCTTAG
- the acpP gene encoding acyl carrier protein codes for MSVENDVKDIIVEQLGVEMKQVTPDAKFVEDLGADSLDTVELVMALEEKFQIEIPDEDAEKIASVGDAINYINDNGKKS; via the coding sequence ATGTCTGTAGAAAACGACGTCAAGGATATCATTGTTGAGCAGTTGGGCGTTGAGATGAAGCAGGTGACACCGGATGCCAAGTTTGTTGAGGATCTGGGTGCGGACTCTCTGGACACTGTTGAACTGGTGATGGCCCTCGAAGAGAAATTTCAGATCGAAATTCCCGACGAAGACGCTGAAAAAATCGCTTCGGTCGGTGATGCTATCAACTATATCAATGACAATGGCAAGAAGTCCTGA
- the fabG gene encoding 3-oxoacyl-[acyl-carrier-protein] reductase, with translation MDLSGKTAIITGSARGIGLAIATRFAQAGSNVVICDLDQDAVDRVAAGLETDAIGVKADVTSADDVAALFEQTVSKFGRVDIVVNNAGITRDTLLVRMAEKDWDMVLDINLKGAFLVTKSAAKLMMKQRSGRIINISSVVGLNGNAGQVNYAASKAGLIGLTKSVAKELGTRGVTVNAVAPGFIETEMTESLSEAARKQFLDHILMKRAGSPDDVASTVLFLASDLAAYTTGQVLSVDGGMSIV, from the coding sequence ATGGACCTATCAGGGAAGACGGCCATTATTACAGGATCAGCGCGAGGTATCGGGCTGGCCATTGCCACCAGATTCGCACAAGCCGGGAGCAATGTAGTTATTTGCGATCTGGATCAGGATGCGGTCGACCGCGTCGCCGCCGGATTAGAGACCGATGCCATTGGTGTCAAAGCTGATGTAACGAGCGCCGATGATGTCGCGGCTCTGTTTGAACAAACGGTGTCTAAATTCGGACGAGTTGATATTGTAGTCAACAATGCCGGCATCACACGCGATACACTTCTGGTTCGGATGGCTGAAAAAGACTGGGACATGGTACTTGACATCAATCTCAAGGGCGCTTTTCTTGTCACCAAATCGGCCGCGAAGCTTATGATGAAACAGCGTTCGGGGCGGATAATAAACATTAGTTCGGTCGTGGGACTAAACGGCAACGCTGGTCAGGTGAACTACGCGGCATCCAAAGCCGGCCTGATCGGGTTGACCAAGAGCGTGGCCAAGGAACTGGGTACCAGGGGTGTGACCGTAAATGCGGTGGCGCCCGGATTCATAGAGACCGAAATGACCGAATCGCTATCGGAAGCGGCCCGGAAGCAGTTTCTGGACCATATTTTGATGAAGCGGGCCGGTTCGCCAGACGACGTTGCCTCGACCGTGTTGTTTCTTGCCTCGGACCTGGCAGCGTACACGACCGGTCAAGTACTGTCGGTGGATGGCGGAATGTCTATTGTTTGA
- the rnc gene encoding ribonuclease III, protein MGFWKKFTNLLGNAADSESVDLKDVQRLIGYQFSEPTLLLLALTHRSYSYAHDQYSKSNERLEFLGDSVLGLVIAEQLYRDHTEVREGDLTKMKALLVSETTLAELGIRCGLNKHMLLAPEEERSGGRTRHSIVSDAFESVLGAVFLDGGLEAARKIINKLIYSAKDDIAADSSRNNFKGELLERIQARGEGMPHYEVVSESGPDHDKVFHVDVHVNGRVVGTGQGHTKKEAEQKAAGNALGKLSD, encoded by the coding sequence ATGGGCTTCTGGAAGAAGTTCACAAATCTCCTGGGCAATGCTGCTGATTCCGAATCCGTTGACCTGAAAGACGTTCAAAGGCTCATTGGGTACCAGTTCTCTGAGCCGACCCTGTTACTCCTGGCTCTTACCCACCGTTCATATTCGTATGCCCATGATCAGTATTCGAAGTCCAATGAACGGTTGGAGTTTTTGGGCGATTCGGTCCTGGGCCTGGTTATTGCCGAGCAACTCTATCGTGACCATACTGAAGTGCGTGAGGGGGACTTGACCAAAATGAAGGCTCTCCTCGTTAGCGAGACTACCCTGGCCGAGCTTGGTATTCGTTGTGGCCTCAACAAACACATGCTACTGGCTCCCGAGGAGGAACGCTCCGGAGGAAGAACCCGGCACTCGATTGTTTCAGATGCATTTGAGTCGGTATTGGGAGCCGTGTTTCTTGATGGTGGCCTGGAAGCTGCCCGGAAGATCATCAACAAGTTGATCTACTCTGCCAAAGACGATATTGCGGCCGATTCCTCGCGTAACAATTTCAAAGGGGAACTGCTTGAACGGATTCAAGCTCGGGGAGAAGGAATGCCGCACTACGAAGTCGTATCAGAGTCCGGACCGGATCATGATAAAGTATTCCATGTGGATGTGCACGTCAACGGCCGGGTCGTTGGCACCGGTCAGGGACATACCAAGAAGGAAGCCGAACAAAAAGCGGCAGGGAATGCTCTCGGCAAGCTTTCCGATTAG